Proteins from a genomic interval of Heteronotia binoei isolate CCM8104 ecotype False Entrance Well chromosome 7, APGP_CSIRO_Hbin_v1, whole genome shotgun sequence:
- the TYMS gene encoding thymidylate synthase: MPADLDVRQCPALPHEEPLGATSPPHGELQYLKQVEHILQFGHKKQDRTGTGTVSVFGMQARYSLRDSFPLLTTKRVFWKGVLEELLWFIKGSTNAKELSAKGVKIWDANGSREFLDKQGFFSREEGDLGPVYGFQWRHFGAEYKDMNTDYAGKGVDQLQQVIDTIRNNPDNRRIIMCAWNPKDISAMALPPCHALCQFYVLNGELSCQLYQRSGDMGLGVPFNIASYSLLTLMIAHITGLKPGEFVHTLGDAHIYLNHIEPLKIQLQREPRPFPKLSILRQVENINDFKADDFKIEGYNPHPAIKMEMAV; this comes from the exons ATGCCCGCCGACTTGGATGTCAGGCAGTGCCCAGCGCTGCCTCACGAAGAGCCTCTCGGAGCCACCTCGCCTCCTCATGGGGAGCTTCAATACCTGAAGCAGGTCGAGCACATCCTGCAGTTCGGGCATAAGAAGCAGGACCGAACGGGGACCGGCACCGTCTCCGTCTTCGGCATGCAGGCGCGGTACAGCCTCCGAG ATAGCTTCCCATTGCTAACAACAAAAAGAGTGTTCTGGAAGGGAGTACTTGAAGAACTACTTTGGTTTATCAAG GGTTCTACAAATGCAAAAGAGCTTTCTGCTAAAGGTGTCAAGATCTGGGATGCCAATGGTTCTCGTGAATTCTTAGACAAGCAGGGATTCTTTTCTAGAGAGGAAGGGGACTTGGGTCCAGTTTATGGTTTCCAGTGGAGACATTTTGGAGCAGAATACAAAGATATGAATACAG ATTATGCAGGAAAAGGAGTAGATCAGTTGCAGCAGGTTATTGATACAATCAGAAATAATCCAGATAACAGAAGAATAATCATGTGTGCATGGAATCCTAAAG ATATCTCTGCAATGGCCTTGCCTCCATGTCATGCTCTCTGCCAGTTCTATGTTTTAAACGGTGAACTCTCCTGTCAGTTGTATCAGCGTTCAGGAGACATGGGTTTGGGAGTACCCTTCAATATTGCAAGTTACTCACTTCTCACATTGATGATTGCTCACATCACAGGCTTGAAG CCTGGAGAATTTGTACATACATTAGGAGATGCTCATATATACCTAAACCATATTGAACCATTGAAAATCCAG CTTCAGAGGGAACCAAGACCTTTTCCCAAGCTCAGCATTCTTCGCCAAGTTGAAAACATCAATGATTTTAAAGCAGATGACTTCAAAATAGAAGGTTATAACCCTCATCCAGCTATTAAAATGGAAATGGCTGTTTAA